The following are from one region of the Myxococcales bacterium genome:
- a CDS encoding PEGA domain-containing protein — translation MRRLRWLAWLFCGAVVAAPAAFARAEGAMAAELSSAARERARNHYETGLGLFDAGDREQALVEFKMALDLFPSNDVVFMLAQCEYHLGRLKDARAHYETFVAHEPEGPLAEAARLRIAAIDRRPSTVVINTVPSDVAVTLEGAGQRVTGEAPNEFQVPRGTYKVTVSRANFQTQVRTVDVGIAETKPLFFKLDPVPGRLVVTTRPRRATLFVRGMRAENPYNQRLDPGVYEIYAEAEHHESRRESVEVRPGEDTRVSFGLDYVQRNGRTELIAFWGLAGALAAVGLVSDQVAPVGSAQDTNPASLSLLTAAAGVGAVTGGLIGARLTPRYIPDNQGMYRIGAMAVGTLEGVFGGLALSSDLSGALVGGALGLAAGAAFGIATDERAPTYGRVTLIQSSAAMGALAGALAVPALGLDHEDHLYLSMLLGLNVGVGVGLAGAYLPDQTKYGPSWQRMVLVDLTVAAGAFAGALVGAISECAQGASECQFQDTPTTTRRALAGGALGLVAGWLVTRSVDDPNRTANSAAAPSWLPHLAALPVQSREGRTTLVPSLSAQGRF, via the coding sequence GTGAGACGCCTGCGCTGGCTTGCATGGTTGTTCTGCGGAGCTGTCGTGGCGGCGCCCGCGGCCTTCGCCCGCGCGGAGGGTGCAATGGCGGCGGAGCTTTCTTCTGCGGCACGGGAGCGCGCCCGCAACCACTACGAAACGGGGCTTGGCCTCTTCGACGCGGGCGATCGCGAGCAAGCCCTCGTCGAGTTCAAGATGGCGCTGGACCTCTTTCCCAGCAATGACGTGGTCTTCATGCTCGCTCAGTGCGAGTACCACCTTGGGCGGCTGAAAGACGCACGGGCCCACTACGAGACCTTCGTGGCGCACGAACCTGAAGGTCCCCTCGCCGAAGCAGCGCGCCTGCGCATCGCCGCGATCGATCGGCGGCCCAGCACTGTGGTCATCAACACGGTGCCGAGCGACGTGGCGGTGACGCTCGAAGGGGCGGGTCAACGCGTGACCGGTGAGGCCCCGAACGAGTTTCAAGTGCCACGTGGGACCTACAAGGTGACCGTGTCGCGCGCCAACTTTCAAACGCAAGTCCGCACCGTTGACGTGGGCATCGCCGAGACGAAGCCTCTGTTTTTCAAGCTGGATCCCGTGCCGGGTCGCCTCGTGGTGACCACACGTCCCCGGCGCGCGACGCTTTTCGTGCGCGGCATGCGGGCCGAGAACCCCTACAACCAGCGCCTGGATCCTGGTGTCTACGAGATCTACGCCGAGGCAGAGCACCACGAAAGCCGTCGCGAATCCGTGGAGGTTCGCCCGGGTGAGGACACGCGGGTCTCGTTTGGGCTCGACTACGTCCAGCGCAACGGTCGCACGGAGCTCATCGCCTTTTGGGGCCTCGCGGGTGCACTCGCCGCCGTGGGGCTGGTCTCCGATCAAGTCGCTCCCGTTGGAAGTGCCCAAGACACCAACCCGGCGTCGCTTTCGCTGCTCACCGCCGCCGCGGGCGTGGGGGCCGTGACCGGCGGTCTCATCGGGGCCCGCCTGACGCCACGGTATATCCCCGACAACCAGGGGATGTATCGCATCGGCGCAATGGCCGTGGGCACCCTCGAGGGCGTCTTTGGGGGACTGGCTTTGTCGTCCGACCTTTCCGGCGCGCTCGTCGGCGGCGCTTTGGGGCTGGCCGCGGGGGCCGCCTTCGGCATCGCCACGGACGAACGGGCGCCCACTTATGGCCGGGTCACTTTGATCCAAAGCAGCGCCGCGATGGGCGCCCTGGCAGGCGCCCTGGCAGTTCCCGCCTTGGGCCTCGACCACGAAGACCATCTCTATCTGTCCATGCTGTTGGGCCTCAACGTGGGCGTCGGCGTGGGCCTGGCGGGCGCTTACTTGCCCGATCAGACGAAGTACGGACCCTCCTGGCAGCGCATGGTGCTCGTGGACCTGACGGTGGCCGCAGGGGCTTTTGCGGGGGCTCTGGTGGGCGCGATCTCCGAATGTGCCCAGGGGGCATCGGAGTGCCAATTCCAGGATACGCCCACCACCACGCGCAGGGCCCTGGCCGGAGGCGCGCTCGGCCTGGTGGCAGGCTGGCTCGTGACACGCAGCGTAGACGACCCGAACCGCACCGCCAACAGCGCCGCAGCGCCTTCGTGGTTACCGCACCTCGCTGCGTTGCCTGTGCAGAGTCGCGAAGGACGCACCACGCTCGTTCCCTCCCTCTCGGCGCAGGGACGCTTTTAG
- a CDS encoding protein kinase, with product MDDQDAAPGSFDPLVGTVLAGRYEIIRRIGEGGMGAVYEARHTVIGKRVAVKVLLERLVEKRELVARLLKEARLASAIGHENIVDVTDYGTTEDARSFVVMEYLEGEPLSALLAREAPLPVERCLHIIKQVASALGAAHDKGIVHRDIKPENIYLVRRSDEDFVKVVDFGVSKAVRSADEGPETLRLTRTGILLGTPLYMSPEQARGEEDIDARADVWAVGVVFYECLTGEVPFRANNYLQVISQVLNNEVIVPSKLLPELGIPVAVETVVMKALAKSREERYQRVVDLQRDVERLLTGDPNVTFDRPVSAVAAAEAPRVGPRWHLGIAGVLALGLGLALSLARTGTPPKTPRKPSVPAVSGAVKPPASGRALAPPAGVPAAPEVPLTLFDAGSASVSAVPGRLPDARSASPSARPRRQPPPSKTLPADGNPKSPAESDDLAPGKQIKYIGDDVAPSSEKIFGRKQTPAAPEEGGTP from the coding sequence ATGGATGACCAGGACGCCGCCCCGGGCAGCTTCGACCCTCTCGTGGGCACCGTGCTGGCGGGGCGCTACGAGATCATTCGGCGCATCGGTGAAGGGGGCATGGGCGCCGTCTACGAAGCGCGCCACACCGTCATTGGCAAACGCGTGGCCGTGAAGGTGCTGCTCGAGCGGCTGGTCGAAAAGCGAGAGCTGGTGGCGCGTTTGCTCAAGGAGGCGCGGCTCGCGAGCGCCATCGGCCACGAGAACATCGTGGATGTCACCGACTACGGCACCACGGAGGATGCGCGGTCTTTCGTGGTGATGGAATATCTCGAGGGTGAGCCGCTCTCGGCGCTCCTGGCGCGTGAGGCCCCTCTCCCCGTGGAGCGCTGTCTGCACATCATCAAGCAGGTGGCGAGTGCACTCGGCGCGGCCCACGACAAGGGCATCGTCCATCGTGACATCAAGCCTGAGAACATCTACCTCGTGCGCCGCAGTGACGAAGACTTCGTCAAGGTGGTGGACTTCGGCGTGTCGAAGGCGGTGCGAAGCGCCGACGAAGGTCCCGAGACGCTGCGACTGACCCGCACGGGCATTCTGCTTGGTACTCCGCTTTACATGTCGCCCGAACAGGCACGCGGCGAAGAGGACATCGATGCCCGCGCCGACGTCTGGGCCGTGGGCGTGGTCTTTTACGAGTGTCTCACGGGCGAAGTGCCGTTTCGGGCCAACAACTACCTGCAGGTGATCTCGCAGGTCTTGAACAACGAGGTCATCGTGCCCTCGAAACTTTTGCCCGAGCTCGGAATTCCGGTGGCGGTCGAGACCGTGGTCATGAAGGCCCTCGCCAAATCGCGCGAGGAACGCTACCAGAGGGTCGTGGACCTGCAGCGCGACGTCGAGCGGCTCCTCACCGGAGATCCCAACGTCACCTTCGATCGGCCCGTCTCGGCTGTGGCCGCTGCCGAGGCGCCGCGCGTGGGCCCGCGGTGGCACCTCGGTATCGCGGGCGTCCTGGCCCTGGGCCTTGGCCTTGCGCTTTCGCTGGCGCGTACGGGAACCCCCCCAAAAACGCCCCGGAAGCCTTCTGTCCCCGCCGTTTCGGGAGCCGTGAAGCCCCCGGCCTCTGGCCGCGCTCTGGCCCCACCCGCAGGGGTCCCAGCGGCCCCAGAGGTGCCGCTGACCCTCTTCGACGCAGGAAGCGCTTCCGTCAGCGCGGTCCCGGGGCGTTTACCCGATGCCCGCAGCGCTTCCCCGTCAGCGCGGCCGCGGCGACAGCCGCCCCCTTCGAAGACGCTCCCCGCAGACGGCAACCCCAAAAGCCCCGCCGAAAGCGACGATCTGGCACCCGGCAAACAGATCAAATACATCGGCGACGACGTGGCCCCCTCGTCCGAAAAAATCTTCGGCCGCAAACAGACACCTGCTGCCCCAGAGGAGGGAGGAACACCGTGA